The proteins below come from a single Roseiflexus sp. RS-1 genomic window:
- a CDS encoding transposase, with protein MRDTYRRYRAIAQCLLQLYPQVGGHQRRHLATLALLICGIVGSQHTQLPKVVERTPGGRAADESVVMRFRRWLKHDNVTYKRWMLPVAQALIAMLGRRPLVFVIDGSTVGRGCMCLMISVLYQRRALPITWLVVKARKGHLPEALHCALLEQLAQLVPAEASVTILGDGEYDGADWQAAITARGWKYVCRTASNILLTLAEATIALGDLAPKRGEVIAVEQVCITAAQYGPVNVLAVWEAAYEHPIHLVTTHADVAYALALYRRRAQIETYFSDQKSRGFRINRSHISDPTRLARLLIATALAYLWVVYLGVVARRDALRGRIHRPDRCDLSLFSLGLRLLAYCLRHRRTIPRGLPKPLFTACQTAFICSVR; from the coding sequence ATGCGCGACACGTACCGCCGGTATCGTGCCATAGCTCAGTGTTTGCTGCAACTCTATCCCCAGGTCGGTGGGCATCAACGGCGCCATCTGGCGACCTTGGCGCTCTTGATCTGCGGGATTGTCGGCAGCCAACACACCCAATTGCCAAAAGTGGTTGAACGGACGCCTGGCGGACGCGCCGCCGACGAGAGTGTCGTGATGCGTTTTCGACGCTGGCTCAAACACGACAACGTAACCTACAAGCGCTGGATGCTGCCCGTTGCCCAAGCACTTATCGCCATGTTGGGGCGTCGACCATTGGTGTTCGTCATTGATGGGAGTACCGTTGGGCGGGGATGCATGTGCCTGATGATCAGCGTGTTGTATCAGCGTCGGGCGCTTCCGATCACCTGGCTCGTGGTGAAAGCGCGCAAAGGCCATCTGCCAGAAGCACTGCATTGTGCGCTGCTCGAGCAACTCGCTCAGCTCGTTCCGGCCGAGGCGAGCGTGACGATCTTGGGGGATGGTGAATATGATGGCGCCGATTGGCAAGCCGCGATTACTGCGCGCGGGTGGAAGTATGTCTGCCGAACCGCAAGCAATATCCTGCTGACGCTGGCGGAGGCGACTATTGCTCTTGGCGATCTCGCGCCGAAGCGTGGCGAGGTTATCGCCGTCGAGCAGGTCTGCATAACGGCCGCACAGTACGGTCCGGTTAACGTGCTGGCGGTGTGGGAAGCGGCCTACGAGCATCCAATCCATCTGGTGACGACGCACGCTGACGTGGCGTATGCCTTGGCCTTGTATCGCCGCCGTGCGCAGATCGAAACCTACTTCTCGGATCAGAAGAGTCGCGGCTTTCGGATCAACCGTAGCCATATCAGTGATCCGACACGACTTGCGCGCCTGTTGATCGCGACCGCGCTGGCGTATCTGTGGGTCGTCTATCTGGGCGTGGTGGCGAGACGGGATGCGCTGCGTGGGCGCATCCATCGACCGGATCGCTGCGATCTCAGCTTGTTCTCGCTTGGCTTGCGGCTGCTAGCCTACTGTCTGCGCCATCGACGAACCATCCCGCGCGGGTTGCCCAAACCACTCTTCACGGCATGTCAAACCGCGTTCATATGTTCTGTACGGTAG
- a CDS encoding TMEM175 family protein translates to MSKQINPNADEGEMGIERIVFFSDAVFAIAITILALEIRLPKEIAHVSNAELLNMLLAIWPKYLGYMVGFFEYWKFLGHSPSPIPSYRKI, encoded by the coding sequence ATGAGCAAACAAATCAACCCGAACGCCGATGAAGGTGAAATGGGCATAGAGCGGATTGTCTTCTTCAGTGACGCCGTTTTTGCAATAGCTATCACGATTTTGGCGCTGGAAATTCGCCTGCCAAAAGAAATCGCCCACGTCAGCAACGCTGAACTTTTGAATATGCTGCTTGCCATCTGGCCAAAATATCTTGGTTATATGGTCGGTTTTTTTGAGTATTGGAAATTTTTGGGTCATTCACCATCGCCAATACCGTCATATAGAAAGATATGA
- a CDS encoding TMEM175 family protein, producing MSIGNFWVIHHRQYRHIERYDTRLMFINLLVLMAVAFIPFPTAVISENGNRTATILYALSASLVGMLSTLLWVYASHKRRLTSQNLPGSVIQRGVVRNLIVPIIFLFSIGLSYFNPDLAKFSWILIVPAVFLSNKSVIRNYDRG from the coding sequence TTGAGTATTGGAAATTTTTGGGTCATTCACCATCGCCAATACCGTCATATAGAAAGATATGATACCCGCCTGATGTTCATCAACCTGCTCGTCTTGATGGCGGTGGCGTTCATTCCCTTCCCAACGGCTGTCATCAGTGAGAATGGAAACCGTACCGCCACCATCCTCTACGCTTTGAGCGCTTCGCTGGTGGGAATGCTTTCCACGCTCCTCTGGGTGTATGCTTCGCACAAACGCCGTCTTACCTCACAAAATCTGCCAGGTTCGGTCATCCAGCGTGGCGTGGTAAGAAACCTGATTGTCCCTATTATCTTTCTTTTCTCCATCGGGCTATCCTATTTCAACCCAGATCTGGCAAAATTTTCCTGGATTTTGATTGTCCCAGCCGTTTTTTTGTCAAATAAGAGCGTGATCAGAAACTATGATCGCGGATAG
- a CDS encoding DUF1579 family protein → MIPNPDNRPPLMQKLDGRWTATGDVTGEPAQYDVIVAPALQGQFTEISMNDVRAPSHCEARIFIGFDGESQQVIAHWMDNFGAADSIPHGTGSMAGNVIEFIVLYPQSAFKDRFDYFPESDSWALEITAQQPDGGWKHFARYDFRRVA, encoded by the coding sequence ATGATCCCAAACCCTGACAACCGCCCCCCGCTCATGCAAAAACTGGACGGACGCTGGACGGCAACCGGCGATGTGACCGGCGAGCCAGCGCAGTACGATGTCATCGTCGCCCCAGCCCTGCAAGGGCAGTTCACCGAAATCTCGATGAACGATGTCCGGGCGCCTTCGCACTGCGAAGCCCGCATCTTTATCGGGTTCGACGGCGAATCGCAGCAGGTTATTGCGCATTGGATGGATAACTTCGGCGCGGCTGATTCCATCCCGCACGGCACGGGCAGTATGGCGGGCAACGTCATCGAGTTCATTGTCCTGTACCCGCAGAGCGCCTTCAAAGACCGCTTCGACTACTTCCCGGAAAGCGATTCCTGGGCTCTGGAAATCACCGCCCAACAGCCCGATGGCGGTTGGAAACACTTCGCCCGGTACGATTTCCGGCGGGTGGCATAA
- a CDS encoding flavodoxin family protein — MKLLALNASHRGERGITARLLSRLGEGAQQAGAGFETLTLARLKINRCLSCHQCQEGKNHLECVYNDKDDARFVFDRMAEADLLIFATPIYLMTMSGLMKNLLDRTYSTMDISDVCMMGGLIHHHVNPAISRKPFVTLLVCSNLETLSWRNAARYFRIYARFMEAQQVGLLVRNASELFAAQNAETMQRRFPKIPQVWAAFEQAGRELAERGAVSWQTARRASQEVIPVPFFGLLKRLPWVRRRVVQVLNDPSFWE; from the coding sequence ATGAAACTCCTTGCGCTCAATGCCAGTCACCGCGGCGAGAGGGGCATCACCGCCCGGCTGCTTTCGCGCCTGGGTGAAGGCGCGCAGCAAGCCGGCGCCGGGTTCGAGACGCTCACCCTGGCGCGCCTGAAAATCAACCGCTGCCTCTCGTGTCATCAATGCCAGGAAGGTAAAAATCACCTGGAATGTGTGTACAACGATAAAGACGATGCCCGCTTCGTCTTCGACCGCATGGCGGAAGCCGACCTGCTCATCTTTGCCACGCCTATCTATCTGATGACGATGAGCGGGCTGATGAAAAACCTGCTCGACCGGACGTACTCCACGATGGACATCTCCGATGTGTGCATGATGGGCGGGCTGATTCATCATCACGTCAACCCGGCGATTTCCCGCAAGCCGTTCGTGACGCTCCTGGTGTGCAGCAACCTGGAGACGCTTTCCTGGCGCAATGCCGCCAGGTATTTCCGCATCTATGCCCGTTTCATGGAAGCGCAGCAGGTCGGGCTGCTGGTTCGGAACGCTTCGGAACTTTTCGCCGCCCAAAATGCCGAGACCATGCAGCGGCGCTTTCCGAAAATCCCGCAGGTGTGGGCGGCTTTCGAGCAAGCCGGGCGGGAACTGGCTGAGCGCGGGGCGGTCTCCTGGCAGACGGCGCGGCGCGCCAGCCAGGAAGTCATCCCTGTGCCGTTCTTTGGTCTGCTCAAACGCCTGCCCTGGGTGCGGCGGCGCGTGGTGCAGGTGCTGAACGACCCATCTTTTTGGGAGTGA
- a CDS encoding DUF2087 domain-containing protein, whose protein sequence is MGSYSVEQLAALLNLKPSTVSHHLARLSEAGLVSARAESSSNIYSLDKTALEETTRRILSREEMSEVAADIDLDACDRNVLADFTRPDGRLKTIPARRKKLEVVLRRVIKAFEPGTRYSEQQVNEILARFHSDTATLRRELVGSNLMEREGGGGEYWRVA, encoded by the coding sequence ATAGGCTCTTACAGCGTGGAGCAACTGGCCGCTCTGCTCAATCTGAAGCCATCGACGGTTTCCCATCACCTGGCGCGCTTGAGTGAGGCGGGGCTGGTCAGCGCCCGCGCTGAAAGTTCCTCCAATATCTATTCTCTCGATAAAACCGCGCTCGAAGAAACCACCCGGCGCATTCTTTCCCGTGAAGAGATGTCTGAGGTTGCTGCCGACATTGACCTGGATGCCTGCGACCGCAACGTGCTGGCTGATTTCACCCGTCCTGATGGACGCCTGAAAACCATCCCTGCCCGGCGCAAAAAATTGGAGGTCGTCTTGCGGCGCGTCATCAAAGCCTTCGAGCCGGGAACCCGCTACAGCGAGCAACAGGTTAACGAAATCCTGGCGCGCTTCCACAGCGACACCGCCACCCTGCGCCGCGAACTGGTCGGGAGTAACCTGATGGAGCGCGAGGGCGGGGGAGGGGAATACTGGCGGGTAGCGTAA
- a CDS encoding DUF2087 domain-containing protein, with the protein MQHEMLNFVKALFHVDRLRMIGALTTQQGATIQELAQSLNLPFRDVFHHLTFFERLGVVRKQNDLYILNPDGVDSLARRQFDGQPRESYTPAPDLSEQRRKVLKAYLNADGSLKQIPSQPGKLQIILDYVVEAFTPGALYTEKEVNTLMRRFHIDTAALRRYLVDRGMLERKSDGSQYWRTEPEAE; encoded by the coding sequence ATGCAACACGAAATGCTCAACTTTGTGAAAGCCCTGTTCCACGTCGATCGCCTGCGAATGATTGGCGCGCTGACTACGCAACAAGGCGCAACCATCCAGGAATTGGCCCAAAGCCTGAACCTGCCGTTCCGTGACGTGTTCCACCACCTGACCTTTTTTGAGCGCCTCGGCGTAGTGCGTAAGCAAAACGACCTGTACATCCTGAACCCGGATGGCGTGGACTCCCTGGCGCGGCGCCAGTTCGATGGCCAGCCGCGCGAATCCTATACGCCCGCGCCGGACTTAAGCGAACAGCGCCGCAAAGTGCTGAAGGCTTATCTCAATGCGGACGGCTCGCTGAAGCAGATTCCTTCCCAACCAGGCAAACTGCAAATCATTCTCGATTATGTGGTGGAGGCTTTCACGCCTGGCGCGCTTTACACCGAAAAGGAAGTGAACACGCTGATGCGCCGTTTCCACATCGATACGGCTGCGTTGCGCCGATACCTGGTCGACCGGGGCATGCTGGAGCGTAAAAGTGACGGTTCGCAATACTGGCGGACCGAACCGGAGGCAGAATGA
- a CDS encoding response regulator: MHPIRVALVDDHSIVRRGLSAYFAAQPDITIVGEAASGEEALHHAATWQADVIVMDVLMPGGIDGIETTRRLKRLLPQTQIIILSGYADDARVIGALRAGAITYVEKDSQPEQLLEAVRGAAQGKAIFEPALMQRILQAQTMRSSDALTEREGEVLKLLAEGLTNAEIAARLSVGEETVKTHVASILRKLGLAHRTQAAIYALRHGWV; the protein is encoded by the coding sequence ATGCATCCCATCCGTGTCGCACTGGTCGACGACCACAGCATTGTCCGGCGCGGGTTAAGCGCCTACTTTGCCGCTCAACCCGACATCACCATCGTCGGGGAGGCCGCCAGCGGCGAAGAGGCATTGCACCACGCAGCAACCTGGCAGGCGGATGTTATTGTGATGGACGTCCTCATGCCGGGCGGGATCGACGGCATCGAAACCACCCGCCGCCTGAAGCGTCTCCTGCCGCAGACACAGATCATCATCTTGAGCGGGTACGCCGACGACGCGCGGGTGATCGGCGCATTGCGCGCAGGCGCCATCACCTACGTGGAGAAGGACAGCCAGCCGGAACAGTTGCTCGAAGCGGTGCGCGGCGCCGCGCAGGGCAAAGCGATCTTCGAGCCGGCGCTCATGCAGCGCATTCTCCAGGCGCAGACGATGAGAAGCAGCGACGCGCTCACCGAACGCGAAGGGGAGGTGCTGAAACTGCTGGCGGAGGGATTGACCAACGCCGAAATCGCCGCGCGCCTGTCGGTCGGCGAAGAGACGGTCAAGACGCACGTCGCCAGCATCCTGCGTAAACTCGGACTGGCGCACCGCACACAGGCGGCGATCTACGCCCTGCGGCATGGGTGGGTGTAG
- a CDS encoding DUF418 domain-containing protein: protein MSHTIAPTAARERIDLLDILRGFALLGILIVNMGIFSFPFIAQITRTPRGDSALDHATELLIAALATGKFYPLFAFLFGLGMWMQMERIQEAGGSPGRFMVRRLLVLMGFGLAHALLIWNGDILFVYALVGLAALLFRKVQPRTLLIWAGILIAIPIIIGAGFVALGALLSGDASGMAEGMAAMRDLEQRTIETYARGSWGQIFVWRAVEWLITMVIFFLFGNVVQILALFLIGMYFGKRQIFQRLNEKPASERRLPAGSVCLAVGLIANLALAWQMRVTDLSSPLAGLWSILTLIAGPVLSYGYLALFVTLTRTDAWRRRLQPLAAAGRMALSNYITQSIICTLIFYSYGLGLFGQVGAFIGLVISVTIWLVQLGVSVVWLKRFRFGPLEWAWRSLTYGKRQTMALPASRPSAA, encoded by the coding sequence ATGTCACACACGATTGCACCAACCGCGGCGCGTGAACGGATCGACCTGCTCGACATCCTGCGCGGGTTTGCGCTCCTGGGCATTCTGATCGTCAACATGGGAATCTTCAGTTTCCCGTTCATTGCGCAGATCACCCGAACACCACGCGGCGACAGTGCGCTCGACCACGCGACGGAATTGCTCATCGCGGCGCTGGCGACCGGCAAGTTCTACCCGCTGTTTGCATTCCTTTTCGGGCTGGGCATGTGGATGCAAATGGAGCGCATTCAGGAGGCTGGCGGCAGTCCGGGGCGTTTTATGGTACGCCGCTTGCTGGTGCTGATGGGGTTTGGTCTGGCGCACGCGCTGCTGATCTGGAACGGCGACATCCTGTTCGTCTATGCGCTGGTCGGGCTGGCAGCGCTCCTCTTCCGCAAGGTTCAGCCGCGCACGCTGCTGATCTGGGCGGGTATCCTGATAGCGATCCCGATCATCATCGGCGCAGGCTTCGTGGCGCTGGGCGCACTGCTGTCGGGCGACGCGAGCGGCATGGCGGAAGGAATGGCGGCGATGCGCGACCTGGAGCAGCGCACGATCGAGACCTACGCCCGTGGCTCGTGGGGGCAGATCTTCGTCTGGCGCGCCGTTGAGTGGCTGATTACGATGGTGATCTTCTTCCTGTTTGGGAATGTGGTCCAGATCCTGGCGCTATTCCTGATCGGTATGTATTTCGGCAAGCGCCAGATCTTCCAGCGTCTGAACGAAAAGCCAGCGTCCGAGCGTCGGTTGCCTGCCGGAAGCGTGTGCCTGGCGGTGGGGCTGATCGCCAATCTCGCGCTGGCGTGGCAGATGCGGGTAACGGATCTCTCATCGCCACTTGCAGGATTGTGGTCCATCCTGACGCTGATCGCCGGACCGGTGCTGAGTTACGGGTATCTGGCGCTGTTCGTGACGCTGACGCGCACCGACGCCTGGCGCCGTCGCCTGCAACCGCTGGCGGCAGCGGGACGGATGGCGTTGAGCAACTACATCACCCAATCGATCATCTGCACTCTGATCTTCTACAGTTATGGACTGGGGTTGTTTGGACAGGTGGGCGCATTCATCGGGCTGGTGATCAGTGTTACAATCTGGCTGGTGCAACTGGGCGTCAGCGTCGTATGGCTGAAGCGCTTCCGGTTCGGTCCGCTGGAGTGGGCGTGGCGCAGCCTGACTTATGGCAAACGTCAGACAATGGCGCTGCCAGCGAGTCGTCCATCGGCGGCGTAG
- a CDS encoding sensor histidine kinase codes for MANQDQSIRRIQIIAATLVIVTSGFFVGFGARNIVTGDWAVGAAFLAIGLASVLFSLRFRPLQHDYASIEMLIILILKAGFSVAAVASIFLIVSAPDRIAVWLGDQPVARQVSNLVALAVTVVLGVVLLVLAMTFRRVIIPQLRYEIEMRTRDLSEQQSMLIAQLREAAVQEERNRLARDLHDTIKQQLFSINVAAATAQSLRHHDPEAAAQHIRHVRDLSQAAMAEMKALLTQLRPQPLATVGLIEAIRDQLEALHFRAEVTTELHHDALPDEGRLPPGAQETIFRVVQEALSNVARHARARHAQVTFASETTNGREWLQVGITDDGQGFDPATTSSGMGLTNMRTRIEALGGTLEVHSTPDAGTTVRFRIPLLELEDYAEKKRRMKEEHLQQVYIAGGLTALTGTAFVLALFPLLIAITGSGMSYLAGFGIVGAIAGVPLAFATWNWRRRALKQDADPIWRMVLQSYDLTTAIFLLIIVGWIAFSLRGFAIALIVAIALVAAVVNLVRVYRVLDARLAEWTTVPALRIRLHENWFMLAFAVVFQILVYSGLFGPMQAVRLFHDALDQRWFVSFLALGYPLFMLFNIAGIVLTRWQIRRLEALERTQPVAEPVGDARVRRLRMIARGLTLAYHALCVAIGLFIWLRVPLVAASAGAIALVLLAIKWWVERTLTARVGEWSSLQAQQSAMALYVTFLFTNIAGILGGIAGMAMAWSGLDTSDAAFDTGAGTLPTLAPWTIIGFGTWWLGTWLYLSMQVIVTRQRVRALERPATSD; via the coding sequence ATGGCGAATCAGGATCAAAGTATCAGACGAATCCAGATCATCGCAGCAACGCTGGTGATCGTCACCAGCGGATTTTTCGTCGGGTTTGGCGCGCGAAACATTGTTACAGGCGATTGGGCAGTGGGTGCGGCATTTCTGGCGATCGGGCTTGCCAGCGTGCTCTTTTCGTTGAGATTTCGCCCCTTACAACATGATTACGCCTCAATCGAGATGCTGATCATACTGATCCTGAAAGCTGGTTTTAGTGTTGCAGCAGTAGCGTCCATCTTCCTGATCGTTTCCGCTCCAGACCGGATTGCCGTCTGGTTGGGCGATCAACCGGTAGCGCGTCAGGTGTCCAACCTCGTCGCATTGGCAGTCACCGTCGTGCTGGGCGTAGTACTACTGGTGTTGGCAATGACCTTTCGACGGGTGATCATCCCGCAACTGCGGTATGAAATCGAAATGCGCACGCGCGATCTCAGTGAGCAACAATCGATGCTGATCGCCCAATTGCGCGAAGCCGCCGTCCAGGAGGAGCGCAACCGCCTGGCGCGCGACCTGCACGACACCATCAAGCAGCAACTGTTCAGCATCAATGTCGCTGCTGCAACCGCACAGAGTCTGCGTCACCACGACCCTGAAGCCGCAGCGCAGCACATCCGGCATGTGCGCGACCTGTCGCAGGCGGCGATGGCGGAGATGAAGGCGCTGTTGACCCAACTGCGCCCGCAGCCGCTGGCAACCGTGGGGCTGATCGAAGCCATCCGCGATCAACTCGAGGCGCTGCACTTCCGCGCCGAGGTGACCACCGAACTGCACCATGATGCGTTGCCCGACGAGGGGCGCCTGCCGCCCGGCGCGCAGGAAACCATCTTTCGCGTCGTGCAGGAGGCGTTGTCGAACGTGGCGCGCCACGCGCGCGCCCGCCATGCGCAGGTGACCTTTGCCAGCGAGACGACGAACGGCAGGGAGTGGCTGCAGGTCGGTATCACCGACGACGGACAGGGGTTTGATCCGGCGACAACCTCTTCTGGCATGGGGCTGACCAACATGCGCACGCGCATCGAGGCGCTCGGCGGAACGCTGGAGGTGCACTCGACGCCGGACGCTGGAACGACAGTGCGCTTTCGCATCCCGCTCCTCGAACTCGAAGACTATGCGGAAAAGAAACGACGTATGAAAGAAGAGCACCTTCAGCAGGTCTATATTGCTGGCGGTCTGACGGCGCTGACGGGAACTGCGTTCGTTCTCGCTCTGTTCCCGCTGCTGATTGCGATCACCGGAAGCGGCATGTCATATCTGGCGGGCTTTGGGATCGTCGGCGCAATCGCCGGTGTGCCGCTGGCATTTGCAACATGGAACTGGCGCCGTCGTGCGCTGAAGCAGGACGCCGATCCGATCTGGCGGATGGTGTTGCAATCCTATGACCTAACGACGGCGATCTTTCTGCTGATCATCGTGGGATGGATCGCCTTCTCGCTGCGCGGCTTCGCCATCGCGCTGATCGTCGCCATTGCGCTGGTGGCAGCCGTCGTCAATCTCGTGCGCGTCTACCGCGTGCTCGACGCCCGGCTGGCAGAATGGACGACCGTGCCCGCGCTGCGGATCCGGTTGCACGAGAACTGGTTCATGCTTGCATTTGCGGTGGTGTTTCAAATCCTGGTCTACAGCGGGTTGTTTGGTCCGATGCAGGCGGTGCGACTCTTCCACGACGCCCTCGATCAGCGCTGGTTCGTCTCGTTCCTTGCGCTTGGATACCCGCTTTTTATGCTGTTCAACATCGCTGGCATCGTGCTTACCCGGTGGCAGATCCGGCGGTTGGAGGCGCTGGAGAGGACGCAACCGGTCGCCGAACCGGTCGGCGATGCGCGGGTGCGCCGGTTGCGCATGATCGCCCGTGGTCTGACGCTGGCATACCATGCGCTCTGCGTTGCGATCGGATTGTTCATATGGCTGCGTGTACCGCTGGTCGCGGCATCAGCAGGCGCGATTGCTCTCGTCCTGCTGGCGATCAAGTGGTGGGTCGAACGCACTCTCACGGCGCGTGTTGGCGAATGGTCGTCCCTTCAGGCGCAACAGTCGGCGATGGCACTCTACGTCACATTCCTGTTCACCAACATCGCTGGCATCCTGGGAGGCATAGCAGGTATGGCAATGGCATGGAGCGGGCTCGACACGTCCGACGCGGCGTTCGACACCGGCGCCGGTACGCTGCCGACGCTCGCACCGTGGACGATCATCGGCTTCGGAACGTGGTGGCTCGGCACATGGCTCTACCTGTCGATGCAGGTGATCGTCACCCGGCAGCGCGTCCGCGCCCTGGAGCGACCGGCGACGAGTGACTGA